CTCCGGTGGTGACGGCGACCGGGGAGCCGTCGGAGCTGCTGCTGTTCCTGCACGGCCGGCGGAGCGCGGCCAAGGTGGAGCTGGAGGGCGAGAAGGACGCGATCGCCAAACTGCACGGCGGCAAGCAGCTCGGCATCTGAGAGGAACCGTTCATGATCAAGGTCGCGATGACCAGCGTGTACGTCGACGACGTCACGAAGGCGCACGCCTTCTACACGGACGTCCTGGGCTTCGAGACGCGCCTGCACATGGACCTCGGCGGCGGCACCCTGCTCGTCACCGTGGGCGCGCCGGAAGGGGCCCAGCCGGATCTCCAGTTGCTGCTGGAGCCCGGCCAGGGCCCCATCGCGGAGCCGTACCGAGCGGCACTGCGCGAGGCGGGCCTGCCGTGCATCGTCTTCTCCGTCGACGACATCGAGGCGGAGTACGAGCGCCTGCGGTCCCTGGGCGTGCGCTTCACCCACAAGCCACAGGAACAGGGCCCGGTCATCGCAGCCGTCCTGGACGACACCGTGGGCAACCTGATCCAACTGACTCAGCCGAAAGGATGAGGCGCGTCACCGCACAGGGTGTCCCGCCCCTCTCAGCGCGTCCTTGACCTGTCCGATGCGTAGGTCGCCGAAGTGGAACACCGATGCGGCCAGGACCGCGTTCGCGCCCGCTTCGACGGCCGGGGGGAAGTCGGTGAGGGTGCCGGCGCCGCCGGAGGCGATCAGGGGGATCGTCACGTGTCTGCGGACGGCCGTGATCATCTCCAGGTCGTAGCCGTCCTTCGTGCCGTCGGCGTCCATCGAGTTGAGCAGGATCTCGCCCGCGCCCAGCTCGGCCGCCCGGTGCGCCCACTCGATCGCGTCGATGCCGGTGCCCTTGCGGCCGCCGTGGGTCGTCACCTCGAAGGATCCGG
The Streptomyces sp. NBC_01485 genome window above contains:
- a CDS encoding VOC family protein, giving the protein MIKVAMTSVYVDDVTKAHAFYTDVLGFETRLHMDLGGGTLLVTVGAPEGAQPDLQLLLEPGQGPIAEPYRAALREAGLPCIVFSVDDIEAEYERLRSLGVRFTHKPQEQGPVIAAVLDDTVGNLIQLTQPKG